The proteins below are encoded in one region of Ursus arctos isolate Adak ecotype North America unplaced genomic scaffold, UrsArc2.0 scaffold_24, whole genome shotgun sequence:
- the GALK1 gene encoding galactokinase, which produces MAACRQPQAAELLAEARRAFREEFGAEPELAVSAPGRVNLIGEHTDYNQGLVLPMALELVTVLVGSPRADGLVSLLTTSDDADEPRRLQFPLPTAQRSLEPGTPRWANYVKGVIQHYPAAPLPGFSAVVVSSVPLGGGLSSSASLEVATYTFLQQLCPDSGSIAARAQVCQRAEHSFAGVPCGIMDQLIALLGQKGHALLIDCRSLETSLVPLSEPKLAVLITNSNVRHSLGSSEYPLRRRQCEEVARALGKESLREVQLEELEAGRDLVSKEGFRRARHVVGEIQRTAQAAAALSRGDYRAFGRLMVESHHSLRDDYEVSCPELDQLVEAALSAPGVYGSRMTGGGFGGCTVTLLEAASTSQAMQHIQERYSGAATFYLSQAADGAKVLQW; this is translated from the exons ATGGCCGCTTGCAGACAGCCCCAGGCTGCGGAGCTGCTGGCCGAGGCCCGCCGAGCTTTCCGGGAGGAGTTCGGGGCCGAGCCCGAGCTGGCGGTGTCGGCGCCGGGCCGGGTCAACCTGATCGGGGAGCACACGGACTACAACCAGGGCCTGGTGCTGCCCATG GCGCTGGAGCTTGTGACCGTGCTGGTGGGCAGCCCCCGGGCAGATGGCCTTGTCTCTCTCCTCACCACCTCTGACGATGCTGATGAACCCCGGCGGCTGCAGTTTCCACTGCCCACAGCCCAGCGGTCGCTGGAGCCCGGGACCCCCCGCTGGGCCAACTATGTCAAGGGAGTGATTCAGCACTACCCAG ctgcccccctccctggcTTCAGTGCAGTGGTGGTCAGCTCAGTGCCCCTGGGGGGTGGGCTGTCCAGCTCCGCGTCCCTGGAAGTGGCCACGTACACCTTCCTGCAGCAGCTCTGTCCAG ACTCGGGGTCCATAGCTGCCCGGGCTCAGGTGTGTCAGCGGGCCGAGCACAGCTTCGCAGGGGTGCCCTGTGGCATCATGGACCAGCTCATCGCACTGCTGGGGCAGAAAGGCCACGCGCTGCTCATTGACTGCAG GTCCCTGGAGACAAGCCTGGTGCCGCTGTCAGAACCCAAGCTGGCTGTGCTCATCACCAACTCCAACGTCCGCCACTCACTGGGCTCCAGCGAGTATCCTCTGCGGCGGCGCCAGTGCGAGGAAGTGGCCCGGGCGCTGGGCAAGGAGAGCCTTCGGGAGGTgcagctggaggagctggagg CTGGCAGAGACCTGGTGAGCAAGGAGGGCTTCCGGCGCGCACGGCACGTTGTGGGTGAGATCCAGCGCACGGCCCAGGCGGCGGCTGCCCTGAGCCGGGGAGACTACCGAGCCTTCGGCCGCCTCATGGTGGAGAGTCACCACTCGCTCAG GGATGACTATGAGGTGAGCTGTCCCGAGCTGGACCAGCTCGTGGAGGCCGCGCTGTCTGCCCCCGGGGTTTATGGCAGCCGCATGACCGGCGGTGGCTTTGGCGGCTGCACTGTGACCCTGCTGGAGGCCGCCTCCACTTCCCAAGCCATGCAGCACATACAG GAGCGGTACAGTGGAGCCGCCACCTTCTACCTCTCGCAGGCGGCCGATGGCGCTAAGGTGCTGCAGTGGTGA